A genome region from Crossiella equi includes the following:
- a CDS encoding ABC transporter ATP-binding protein: MSAAADWAGGLAVLEAPPVIEITDLTKTYGTGDTAVQALRGVDLTVHRGDYLAIMGASGSGKSTMLNILGCLDIPSEGSYRLDGIDVGAFTEEQLALLRNRRIGFVFQSFHLVPRVSALSNVELPMVYAGVKPKQRRERALAALDLVGLADRAQHLPTQLSGGQQQRVAVARALVNAPALLLADEPTGNLDSQSSDELLGVLDRLNARGRTIVMITHEDEVAAHANRVIRLVDGRIVAERRVR; the protein is encoded by the coding sequence ATGAGCGCGGCGGCGGACTGGGCGGGTGGCCTGGCCGTGCTGGAGGCACCGCCGGTCATCGAGATCACCGACCTGACCAAGACCTACGGCACCGGCGACACCGCCGTGCAGGCCCTGCGCGGGGTGGACCTGACCGTGCACCGGGGCGACTACCTGGCGATCATGGGCGCCTCCGGCTCGGGCAAGTCGACCATGCTGAACATCCTGGGCTGCCTGGACATCCCCTCCGAAGGCAGCTACCGCCTGGACGGCATCGACGTGGGCGCCTTCACCGAGGAACAGCTGGCGCTGCTGCGCAACCGGCGCATCGGCTTCGTCTTCCAGTCCTTCCACCTCGTACCGCGCGTCTCCGCACTGTCCAATGTGGAACTCCCAATGGTCTACGCGGGTGTCAAACCCAAGCAGCGCCGGGAACGTGCCCTGGCCGCACTGGACCTGGTGGGCCTGGCCGACCGCGCCCAGCACCTGCCCACGCAGCTCTCCGGCGGCCAGCAGCAGCGGGTCGCGGTGGCCCGCGCGCTGGTCAACGCCCCCGCGCTGCTGCTGGCCGACGAACCCACCGGCAACCTCGACAGCCAGTCCAGCGACGAGCTGCTGGGTGTGCTGGACCGGCTCAACGCGCGTGGCCGCACGATCGTGATGATCACCCACGAGGACGAGGTCGCCGCACACGCCAACCGGGTGATCCGCCTGGTGGACGGGCGGATCGTGGCGGAGAGGCGGGTCCGGTGA